CGAGACGAGCCCGCCGCCACCTGACTCGAACGCCGGCGGCCGACTCCACCGTCCATCGGGGGCGTCTTCGACGACCGGCTCGCCGGTGGCGGCGTTGTCGCGCTCGTACGCCGTCGCCAACCGGCCGATGCTCTCGCTACCCACACTGAAGGCGGTGTCGGTCATCCCGAGCGGACCGCAGATCCGCTCGCGCAGGGCGTCCCCGAAGGACATGCCGGTGGCCCGGGCGATGAGCACACCGGTCACGCTGGCGGCGGTGTCGTACATCCAGCGCTCACCTGGCTGGTGGACGAGTGGAAGGGTGCCGAGCCGGCGGATCCACTCGTCCGGCGACGGCCGTCCGAGTGTGTTGAGCGCGTCGGCGATCGGGACCGTTCCCGGTTCGGCGGGGACCATGCCGGTGCCAAGGGTGTAGGTCAGCAGATCCCGTAGCGTTATCGGGCGTTCCGCCGGGACGGTGTCTTCCAGTGACCCGTGCGGATCGGCGAGCACGGTCATGTCCGCCAGCTCCGGGAGGAGGTCGTCGACCGGGTCATCGAGGCGGAGGGTGCAGTCCTCGACGAGCGTCATCGCACACGCGGCGACGATCGGCTTCGTCATCGAGCTCAGGCGACAGATCGTGTCGCCCGCCATCGGCGTCTGCGACCCTGCGCCCTCGAACGCGAGATTGCCCGTTGCCTCAATGTGCACCTCGCCGTGCCGGGCGAGGACAGCCACCACACCCGGGACGAAGCCGGACTCGACGCGACGTTCGATCAGCTCCCGCACCCGAGCCAGCCGTTTCGACGAGAAGCCACCAGCAGCCACCTGTCTCCTCCCCATCTCGTCCGATCGCAAGTTACACGTGGCGCGACGACCGCACGTTCCGCGTTCACTCCAGCAGCCGTTCGCGTACCGCTGCGAGTGCCTCCTCCCCGACGCCCGCCGCCAGCAGGTACGACCGGGCACCGCCGTGCTGCTGATCGAGGTGCGCGAGAGTGTGCCGCATCGGCTGCGGCGTACAGGCGTCGGTGAGCGCGTAGTCCGCGGCGACGTCCTCGGCGGCCACCCCGGCCACGGTCAGCAGGAGCGCCACCAGGACACCGGTCCGGTCCCGTCCGGCCTTGCAGTGCACGAGGACCCCGCCGGGTGGCGCCTCGGCCACGGCCCGGAAGGCGGCAGCGATCCGCTGCCGGTTGTGGTCGAGCATCGGGGCGTAGGTGTCCGGCGGTGGGGTGTACGCCAGAACGTCGTCGAGCATCGGCACGTGCCGGTAGACCGGGTCGCCGACGAACGGACTCGGCTGCGCCGCGCACTCCCAGGCCCAGCGTAGATCGACGATCCGGCTCACCCGGCCACTCCGGAGGACCTCGACGGTGGCCGGTGTGAGTCGTTCGTGACTATCCGACCGAAGCAGGGCACCTTGCCGGATCAGGTGCCCGTCGGAGGTGGACAGACCACCGACGTCACGAGCGTTCCGACAACCGGGCCAGTCGAGCATCGCCCCATCCCTCCGTACGCCGATCATGCGTCAGCGGCTGATCCGGTGGTCGCCGGTGTAGACGTTCATGGTGTCGCCGCGCAGGAAGCCGACCAGGGTCATCCCCGCCTCGGCGGCCAGGTCGGCGGCGAGGGTGCTCGGCGCGGAGACCGCCGCCAGCAGGGGAAGCCCGGCCATCCACGCCTTCTGGGTCAGCTCGAAGCTGGCCCGTCCGGAGACCAGCAGCAGATGCCCGGTCAGGGGCAATCGCCGCTCCCGTACGGCCCAGCCGACCAGCTTGTCCACGGCGTTGTGCCGGCCCACGTCCTCCCGCATTGCCACCAGCTCCCCGGCCGGGGTGAACAGACCGGCCGCGTGCAGCCCACCGGTGCGGTCGAAGCCACGCTGGGCGGAACGTAGCGTGTCCGGGAGCGCGGCGAGCACCTCGGCCGGCACGGTCAGCGGGTCGTCGGCGACCCGGAACGCCGAGCGGGTCCGTACCGAGTCGATGCTCGCCTTGCCGCACACGCCGCAGGAACTGGTGGTGTAGAAGTTGCGGGCCGGGTCGGTGACCGGCTCGGGTACGCCGGGGGCCAGCACCACATCGACCACGTTGTACGTGTTGGGGGTTTCCGCCCCGGCACAGAGCTGGGCGGTCTGCACGTCGTCGGTCGACCGGATCAGTCCCTCGGTCAGCAGGAAGCCCAGCGCCAGGTCGAGATCGTCTCCGGGCGTCCGCATGGTCACCGCGAGCGGGCGACGCCGGCCCGGCCCGGCCGGCCCGACGCGGATCTCCAACGGTTCCTCGGCGGCCAGGTTGTCCGGCCGGCGGACGACCCGTCCGTCCGGTCCGAGGTCGATACGGAGCACGCTGCGTCGGTCAGTCGCCCGTCCCATGCGTCCATCCTGCCCCGACCCGCGAACCACGACCCCGGCAGGCAGGCCGAGCACCGCGACAGGCAGGACGAGCACCGCGACGGGCGGGACGCGTACCGCGACGGGGCCAACATGGCGGACGAGCACCGCGACAGGGCCAACTCGGCGGACGCACACCGCGACGCGGCTACCGTGGTCGCGTGTCCGACTATGCGGCGATCGTGTTGACCGGCGGCGCGGCGCGCCGGCTGGGTGGGGTCGACAAGCCGGGCCTGCCGGTCGGCGGCCGGCCGATGCGGGACCGGGTGCTGGCGGCGGTCGCCGACGCGTCGCCCCGGATCGTGGTCGGCCCGGACACCACCCCCGTCCCCGCCGACGTCCGGCTGACCCGGGAGGAGCCCGCCGGGGGCGGGCCGGTCGCGGCCGTCGCCGCCGGTCTGGCCCTCCTGCCGGCTGGAACGGCCACCGTCGCGCTGTTCGCCGGTGACCTGCCGCTGCTCACCCCGACGGCCGTGGGTGAACTGCGCCGGACGCTCGCCACCGACGCCACCGCCGACGGGATCTGTTACGTCGACGCCGACGGACGACGTCAGTTCCTCTGCGGTCTCTGGCGGGCGGCTTTGCTGCGGGCGGCCGTCGACCGGCTCGCCGCCGAGCGGGGCGGGACGCTCACCGGGGCGTCGGTCCGGGCGCTGCTGGCCGGGCTCGTCGTGGGTGAGCTGCGCTGGTCCGGGGACGGCCCGCCGCCCTGGTTCGACTGCGACACTGACGACGACGTACGCCGGGCGGAGGAGTGGACGCATGACGCGGATGGACGACTGGGTGACGGCGGCCTGCGCCGAACTGGATCTCGACCCGAACCGGGTGCCCGTACCGGAGGTGCTTGACCTCGCCCGGGACGTCGCCCACAACGTGCTGCGCCCGGGTGCGCCGGTCAGCGCGTACCTGCTGGGGTTGGCGGTCGCCCGGGGCGCGGACCCGGCGGCCACCGCGGCCCGGCTCGGCGAACTGGCCCGGTCCTGGCCGGTGGAGCTGGGCGGCGAAAACGAGAACGCCTCGGGTTGATTGCCGCGCCGGGTGCCGTGGGTAGGGTGGCCCTGACGGACGGAGGATCATGACGGCAGACCACCCCCCGACGCCGGCCGAGGATGCGGCCGACGCCAAGCCGGATCACCATGAGTCAATCCTGCTCGACGAGCCGACCACCGCCGACCTGCGGGCCAAGGTCACCGAGGCCTGGCGGGAGTTCGCTCGGGCCCTCGCCGCGCGGCTCGGTGACCTGCCGGTGGGCGCGCACCTGGCGGTGACCCTCGACCCCACCGCCTCCGGCACCGGCGACGCGGTGTACTCGATCGGCGTGGACGTCGGCGACGAGCGACGACTCGTGGCCCGCGCGGTCGGCAACGCCACCCTGCCGGAGGGCTACCGGCTGGACCGCGCGGCGGTGGCCGACATGATCGCGCTCGGCTGGTCGCCGCCCGGGGTGGTGGAGGGCTCCGGCGAGCACTTCGGCCTGGTCGGCTCCGGCGACGAGGCGCCCAGGCTGGCGGCGATCGTCTCCCGTACGCTCCGCGACGTCTACGGTGCGCCGCACCCGGCGTTCCTGGTCTACCTGGTGCACGACGCCGAGGGAGAGCCGCTGTCGACCGGGCCGCTCGGCACCGCCCGGAGCGAGTTCGGCCAGGACCGCGACGTCGAGGCCGACCTCGACGAGGCACTAGCCGCCGCGGTCGCCAACAAGGCCGAGGCGAACGACACCATGGCCCTGGCCGAGCAGGTCCGTACGGTCGTCTCCAGCATGCTCCGGTCGGACTCGGACCAGATCCAGGTCGACTCGGACGGCGACATCAACATCCGGGCCGGCTCGGCGATGGTGTTCGTCCGGGTTCGGGACAATCCGCCGCTGGTCGACGTCTTCTCCCCGGTGCTCACCGAGGTGGAGCCGACCGAGCGCCTCTATGTCAAGCTCTCCGAACTGACCAACCGGATGCCGATCGGGCGGCTCTACTGCGCCGACGACACGGTGTGGGCGTCCATCCCGGTCTTCGGCCGGAACTTCCAGGCCACCCACCTGATGCTGGCCGTGCAGGTGATGACGGGGCTGGCGGACGAGTTGGACGACCGGCT
The nucleotide sequence above comes from Micromonospora pallida. Encoded proteins:
- a CDS encoding tyrosine-protein phosphatase codes for the protein MIGVRRDGAMLDWPGCRNARDVGGLSTSDGHLIRQGALLRSDSHERLTPATVEVLRSGRVSRIVDLRWAWECAAQPSPFVGDPVYRHVPMLDDVLAYTPPPDTYAPMLDHNRQRIAAAFRAVAEAPPGGVLVHCKAGRDRTGVLVALLLTVAGVAAEDVAADYALTDACTPQPMRHTLAHLDQQHGGARSYLLAAGVGEEALAAVRERLLE
- the fdhD gene encoding formate dehydrogenase accessory sulfurtransferase FdhD, with translation MGRATDRRSVLRIDLGPDGRVVRRPDNLAAEEPLEIRVGPAGPGRRRPLAVTMRTPGDDLDLALGFLLTEGLIRSTDDVQTAQLCAGAETPNTYNVVDVVLAPGVPEPVTDPARNFYTTSSCGVCGKASIDSVRTRSAFRVADDPLTVPAEVLAALPDTLRSAQRGFDRTGGLHAAGLFTPAGELVAMREDVGRHNAVDKLVGWAVRERRLPLTGHLLLVSGRASFELTQKAWMAGLPLLAAVSAPSTLAADLAAEAGMTLVGFLRGDTMNVYTGDHRISR
- a CDS encoding T3SS (YopN, CesT) and YbjN peptide-binding chaperone 1, whose product is MTADHPPTPAEDAADAKPDHHESILLDEPTTADLRAKVTEAWREFARALAARLGDLPVGAHLAVTLDPTASGTGDAVYSIGVDVGDERRLVARAVGNATLPEGYRLDRAAVADMIALGWSPPGVVEGSGEHFGLVGSGDEAPRLAAIVSRTLRDVYGAPHPAFLVYLVHDAEGEPLSTGPLGTARSEFGQDRDVEADLDEALAAAVANKAEANDTMALAEQVRTVVSSMLRSDSDQIQVDSDGDINIRAGSAMVFVRVRDNPPLVDVFSPVLTEVEPTERLYVKLSELTNRMPIGRLYCADDTVWASIPVFGRNFQATHLMLAVQVMTGLADELDDRLHGEFGGKRFFGEGDKPSQREGEHRTGMYL
- a CDS encoding serine hydrolase domain-containing protein, translating into MAAGGFSSKRLARVRELIERRVESGFVPGVVAVLARHGEVHIEATGNLAFEGAGSQTPMAGDTICRLSSMTKPIVAACAMTLVEDCTLRLDDPVDDLLPELADMTVLADPHGSLEDTVPAERPITLRDLLTYTLGTGMVPAEPGTVPIADALNTLGRPSPDEWIRRLGTLPLVHQPGERWMYDTAASVTGVLIARATGMSFGDALRERICGPLGMTDTAFSVGSESIGRLATAYERDNAATGEPVVEDAPDGRWSRPPAFESGGGGLVSTAYDYLAFASALLAGGAHRGGRVLSRPSVTLMTSDHLTPAQKAVSGFWPGYFDNMGWGFGMSVRTRRTHLGPSVGSYGWPGFYGTAWYNDPAEDMTTIVIMQRAHAGDQTLPMWHDLWTAVYQAIDD
- the mobA gene encoding molybdenum cofactor guanylyltransferase yields the protein MSDYAAIVLTGGAARRLGGVDKPGLPVGGRPMRDRVLAAVADASPRIVVGPDTTPVPADVRLTREEPAGGGPVAAVAAGLALLPAGTATVALFAGDLPLLTPTAVGELRRTLATDATADGICYVDADGRRQFLCGLWRAALLRAAVDRLAAERGGTLTGASVRALLAGLVVGELRWSGDGPPPWFDCDTDDDVRRAEEWTHDADGRLGDGGLRRTGSRPEPGARTGGA
- a CDS encoding DUF6457 domain-containing protein, coding for MTRMDDWVTAACAELDLDPNRVPVPEVLDLARDVAHNVLRPGAPVSAYLLGLAVARGADPAATAARLGELARSWPVELGGENENASG